The following proteins are encoded in a genomic region of Candidatus Methylospira mobilis:
- a CDS encoding YcjF family protein, with the protein MTLANFRNGSWSWKRFGKVLFSPRPDNLEPKLEAVRQQLPTPVFWLLGKTQSGKTSLIRALTGNDSAEIGNGFQPCTKSSCFYDFPSPSHPLIRFLDTRGLSETRYDPQEDLCWCARQAHLLLVVLRALDMNQAEVVEAVKTIHRQHPQWPVIVVQTALHEAYPDPQYEHIQPYPYQHSPFHQEVPHALAQALLYQRDWFKDIPAYFVPVDFTLPEDGYEPADYGVDALWETITAALPEGVVVLLHGTEQHKELLSFHAKKAHPHIISYALLNTAVGAIPVPVVGLPLVLAVQAKLFHSIASIYGLTLTPKLYAEFTALVGAGVGAGLLARELFKLLPVYGWAVAGGYSGAMTYALGKMFCVYLYGVNSGALPDRETLKQTYRDAFAQARLLIRLPHSPNTRTTDSCRCN; encoded by the coding sequence ATGACCCTTGCGAATTTCAGGAACGGTAGCTGGTCCTGGAAGCGATTCGGTAAGGTGCTGTTCAGCCCCAGGCCGGATAACCTGGAACCGAAATTAGAAGCGGTCAGACAACAACTGCCTACCCCGGTGTTCTGGTTGCTGGGTAAAACCCAATCCGGCAAAACCTCGCTGATACGCGCATTGACCGGCAATGACAGCGCAGAAATCGGCAACGGTTTTCAGCCTTGCACCAAAAGCTCGTGTTTTTATGATTTTCCATCGCCCAGCCATCCACTGATCCGATTCCTCGATACCAGGGGATTGAGCGAGACCCGCTACGATCCGCAGGAAGACTTGTGCTGGTGTGCAAGGCAGGCGCACTTATTGCTGGTGGTGCTGCGCGCGCTGGATATGAATCAGGCCGAAGTGGTTGAAGCGGTAAAAACCATACACAGGCAGCACCCCCAATGGCCGGTGATCGTGGTTCAAACCGCGCTGCACGAAGCGTACCCCGACCCGCAATACGAGCATATCCAGCCTTACCCTTACCAGCATTCGCCATTTCATCAAGAAGTGCCTCATGCCTTGGCGCAAGCCCTGCTGTATCAGCGCGACTGGTTTAAGGATATCCCGGCTTATTTTGTGCCGGTCGATTTCACACTGCCGGAAGACGGCTACGAACCCGCCGATTATGGCGTCGATGCGTTATGGGAGACCATAACGGCCGCTCTGCCGGAAGGCGTCGTCGTTTTACTGCACGGCACGGAACAGCACAAGGAGTTACTGAGTTTCCATGCCAAAAAAGCGCATCCGCACATCATCAGTTATGCACTGCTCAATACCGCCGTGGGGGCCATTCCGGTGCCTGTGGTCGGACTGCCGCTGGTGCTGGCCGTGCAGGCCAAGCTGTTCCACAGCATTGCATCGATCTACGGATTGACGCTTACGCCCAAACTCTACGCCGAATTTACCGCCCTGGTCGGCGCAGGCGTCGGCGCGGGATTGCTGGCGCGCGAGCTGTTCAAGCTGCTGCCGGTCTACGGCTGGGCAGTGGCGGGAGGCTATTCCGGCGCGATGACCTATGCGCTGGGTAAAATGTTTTGCGTCTATCTTTACGGCGTTAACAGCGGCGCCCTCCCGGACCGTGAAACCTTGAAACAAACCTACCGCGATGCGTTCGCGCAGGCGCGCCTGCTGATCAGGCTCCCGCACAGCCCCAATACCCGGACGACCGATTCATGCCGATGCAATTAA
- a CDS encoding GTPase family protein — MPMQLTRFALLLGVFFLLPWLALIGLGAYWLWEQNWLYYALGIILANCLLCYRLLSRRSKHARAPLIKPIKISPDPNWPDAAQPAWKEIEQKAESWKTRSDLFADPHAILHLSNEVLTIVARQFHAGSKDPILEFPLPYLLKLIVLVCEDIQHEVLDKIPGSHAVTVGDLRRIKQFIDNVDTLKKGVNVAHSLFNWPGAALGTAHSWLVGKGMNVVAAEVRQRLVNAYIRKLGFYAIQLYSGQLSLDDIAPGDILSQYAQQDIAQADRANTTVEPLRILIIGQVSSGKSSLLNEIFGDIKAAVGRLPVTPEITPYVLEHDGFKKIIVLDSPGYGGLAHNNIPEELKREWDKVDIILFVCHAAQAARQADAEQLNALRGYFQQERKNQTLPVILVAATHIDLLRPVREWQPPYNIQQPQRAKERSIRQACEAIAHDLGLELEQVLPVCMAPDRPAYNIEEGLIPLMREHLQDAKRVLFLRCLRHQQDIGYWRRWRDQIRRSGQIILSLMP; from the coding sequence ATGCCGATGCAATTAACGCGCTTCGCCTTGTTGCTGGGCGTATTTTTTCTGCTGCCCTGGCTGGCGCTGATCGGTCTGGGCGCTTACTGGCTATGGGAACAGAACTGGCTTTACTATGCGTTAGGCATCATCCTCGCCAACTGCCTGCTGTGTTATCGCCTGCTGAGTCGGCGCAGCAAACACGCGCGCGCGCCGCTGATCAAGCCTATAAAGATTTCTCCCGACCCCAACTGGCCGGACGCTGCACAGCCGGCCTGGAAGGAGATAGAGCAAAAGGCGGAAAGCTGGAAAACCCGCAGCGATTTATTCGCCGATCCGCACGCGATACTCCACTTAAGCAACGAGGTCTTGACCATCGTCGCCCGGCAATTTCACGCCGGCTCAAAAGATCCGATACTGGAATTCCCGCTGCCGTATCTGCTTAAACTGATCGTGCTGGTGTGCGAAGACATTCAGCATGAAGTGCTTGACAAGATACCCGGCAGCCATGCGGTCACCGTCGGCGATTTACGCCGCATCAAGCAGTTCATCGACAATGTTGATACGCTGAAAAAAGGCGTTAACGTCGCGCATTCCCTGTTCAACTGGCCGGGCGCAGCGCTGGGAACCGCGCATAGCTGGCTGGTGGGCAAAGGGATGAACGTCGTTGCCGCCGAAGTCCGGCAGCGGCTGGTCAACGCCTATATCCGCAAGCTGGGGTTTTATGCAATACAGCTTTACAGCGGCCAGCTCAGTCTGGACGACATTGCTCCGGGCGACATCTTGAGCCAGTATGCACAACAGGATATTGCGCAGGCAGATCGCGCCAATACAACGGTGGAACCGTTGCGTATTCTGATCATCGGACAGGTCAGCAGCGGCAAGTCCAGCCTGCTCAACGAAATATTCGGCGACATCAAGGCCGCTGTCGGCCGCCTGCCCGTCACCCCGGAAATAACGCCTTATGTTCTGGAGCATGACGGATTCAAAAAAATCATCGTGCTGGATAGTCCCGGCTACGGCGGCCTGGCACATAACAACATCCCGGAGGAATTGAAACGGGAATGGGACAAAGTGGATATTATTCTATTCGTCTGCCATGCCGCGCAGGCGGCAAGACAGGCGGATGCGGAACAGCTGAACGCGCTACGCGGCTATTTCCAGCAGGAGCGTAAGAATCAGACACTGCCGGTAATACTGGTGGCGGCGACGCATATCGATCTGCTGCGACCGGTCCGCGAATGGCAGCCGCCCTATAACATACAGCAACCGCAGCGCGCCAAGGAACGCAGCATCCGGCAGGCATGCGAGGCCATCGCCCATGATCTCGGCCTGGAACTGGAGCAGGTTCTGCCGGTATGCATGGCGCCGGATCGGCCGGCCTACAACATAGAGGAAGGCTTGATTCCGCTGATGCGCGAACATCTGCAGGACGCCAAGCGGGTGCTTTTTCTGCGCTGCCTGCGCCATCAGCAGGATATTGGCTACTGGCGGCGCTGGCGCGATCAAATACGGCGGAGCGGGCAAATCATTTTGAGTCTGATGCCGTAA
- a CDS encoding type VI secretion system Vgr family protein codes for MHSFNQLSDSNRRFTFSCANLTQNTFEVVRFEGEEALSSLYRFELLLASKDGDIDESALIGTAAQFSLNDGIANGQAAVYQGLIQEFSYECENCGWTFYRAILAPRLWKLETFVLSEIYLDKSRPEIFNTILENAGMNRNDFEMRLSSDGANAPKLDYICQYRESYLAFISRWAERLGVYWWYEQIDGQERAVFTDIRTAHKDEAVTLHYRPPGGPDAQVTQTRLCQSLRRVAKNLPKQLVIRDFSANRASQELKGTAPVNIETGTGEQHFFGRKLKTVMEIEQRARIQAEALRCRALRYFGGSTATGLRCGHFVQLADHPRNSFNRRYLLTEVKHRGSQAGMLLDGLGIASEQDGSDFYQADFTAIPDDVQFRPEELNPWPKVIGTINAFIDAEGSGHYAELNQYGEYKVQVPFFMTQKAAYHGSAWIRMATPYAGSDHGMHFPLLKGTEVLLSFVNGDPDQPVIMGAVPNSINPNVVTNANQKQSRIRTAGGNEITLHDEEGKQHMLLKTPSGNTWMRMGSRGFDPAASSYSYTSRARPGMAQQWQAPPPKAQWMGVQQMWQGRELPVNPSRQQQQNTSTPMSTQDNVYNTSGSEGFEINTDESFGLSAGGGVQISADVTNVDSVQAPSNTTGITFTANSGNINLSTKSLPGLMNDITGLYEDLEGYIASSSQWGKDILDIASFVPYIGTIIGSAFQPENNINIYSGGGHYVYSTKYVNFCSGSADKINLSSDNTRALYGISDQALQITHQAVFNTDTYAYQISLVSAALKSANVVLSNISSSIKKKIAEIKNSGTELTSIDLKANDTGVELVELGSKIESAETKVNSVTTKIESNDADISSSSAVIQSNKIKCVNGLHLFTAG; via the coding sequence ATGCACTCATTCAATCAGCTCAGCGATTCGAATCGCCGTTTCACTTTTTCTTGCGCTAACCTGACACAGAATACTTTCGAAGTGGTGCGCTTCGAAGGCGAAGAAGCCTTGTCTTCGCTCTATCGTTTCGAACTGCTGCTGGCATCGAAGGATGGAGATATTGACGAGAGCGCGCTGATCGGCACAGCTGCGCAATTTTCGTTGAACGACGGTATCGCAAACGGGCAGGCTGCCGTTTATCAGGGCCTGATTCAGGAGTTTTCTTACGAATGCGAGAACTGCGGCTGGACTTTTTACCGCGCGATTTTGGCGCCCAGGCTGTGGAAGCTGGAAACCTTCGTGCTTTCCGAAATTTATCTGGACAAGAGCCGTCCCGAAATTTTCAACACCATCCTCGAAAACGCCGGGATGAACCGTAACGATTTCGAAATGCGTTTATCCAGCGACGGCGCCAATGCACCCAAACTGGACTATATCTGCCAGTATCGCGAAAGTTATCTGGCCTTTATTTCCCGCTGGGCTGAGCGGCTTGGCGTCTACTGGTGGTACGAGCAGATAGACGGTCAGGAACGAGCTGTTTTTACCGATATCCGCACCGCGCATAAAGACGAAGCGGTCACGCTGCATTATCGGCCGCCGGGCGGGCCGGATGCGCAAGTTACGCAAACGCGCCTCTGCCAGAGTCTGCGGCGTGTCGCAAAGAACTTGCCTAAACAGCTGGTTATACGTGATTTCAGCGCGAACCGCGCCAGCCAGGAACTCAAAGGCACTGCGCCAGTTAACATTGAGACCGGAACCGGTGAGCAGCACTTTTTCGGCAGAAAACTGAAAACCGTGATGGAGATCGAACAACGCGCCAGAATCCAGGCCGAAGCGCTGCGCTGCCGCGCATTGCGCTATTTTGGCGGCAGCACCGCGACCGGCCTGCGCTGCGGACATTTCGTGCAGTTGGCCGATCACCCCCGCAATAGTTTCAACCGTCGTTATCTGCTGACCGAAGTGAAGCATCGCGGCTCGCAGGCCGGCATGCTGCTGGATGGATTGGGCATCGCATCGGAACAGGACGGCAGCGATTTTTACCAAGCCGATTTTACCGCGATTCCAGATGATGTGCAGTTTCGTCCGGAAGAGCTCAATCCGTGGCCAAAAGTTATTGGCACAATCAATGCGTTCATTGATGCAGAAGGCAGCGGTCACTATGCTGAATTGAACCAGTACGGTGAGTACAAGGTGCAGGTGCCTTTTTTCATGACCCAAAAAGCTGCCTATCACGGTTCCGCGTGGATCCGCATGGCGACACCGTACGCCGGCAGCGATCACGGTATGCATTTCCCGCTGCTCAAAGGCACGGAAGTGTTGCTGTCGTTCGTCAACGGCGATCCGGATCAACCGGTGATCATGGGCGCAGTGCCAAATTCGATCAATCCCAATGTGGTGACCAACGCCAATCAGAAGCAGTCGCGTATTCGTACCGCCGGTGGTAACGAGATCACATTGCACGACGAGGAAGGCAAGCAGCATATGCTGCTCAAGACACCGAGCGGCAATACCTGGATGCGCATGGGCTCCCGCGGATTTGATCCTGCAGCGTCGAGTTATTCATATACATCAAGGGCTAGACCCGGCATGGCGCAGCAATGGCAAGCACCGCCCCCAAAAGCGCAATGGATGGGAGTGCAGCAAATGTGGCAGGGTAGAGAATTACCGGTAAATCCTTCACGGCAGCAACAGCAAAATACGTCTACGCCAATGTCCACTCAAGATAACGTATATAACACAAGCGGTTCAGAAGGATTTGAGATTAACACAGATGAATCCTTCGGGCTGAGTGCAGGCGGCGGTGTTCAAATTTCAGCTGATGTAACCAACGTTGATTCTGTGCAAGCGCCCTCTAATACTACAGGCATTACTTTTACCGCAAACTCTGGAAATATTAACTTGTCTACGAAGTCATTACCAGGGTTAATGAACGATATAACTGGCTTATATGAGGATTTAGAAGGCTATATTGCTTCGAGCTCTCAATGGGGTAAAGATATTCTTGATATAGCTTCTTTTGTTCCATATATTGGTACCATTATCGGCAGCGCTTTTCAGCCGGAAAATAATATAAACATTTATTCTGGCGGCGGGCACTATGTTTATAGTACGAAATATGTGAATTTCTGTTCTGGCAGCGCTGACAAAATAAACTTGTCATCAGATAATACGCGCGCTTTATACGGCATATCTGATCAAGCATTACAGATAACGCATCAAGCTGTATTTAACACTGACACGTACGCATATCAGATTAGTTTGGTTAGCGCCGCCCTAAAAAGCGCCAATGTTGTTCTGTCAAACATTAGTTCCAGTATTAAGAAAAAAATAGCGGAAATAAAGAATTCGGGGACAGAGTTAACCTCTATTGATTTGAAAGCGAATGATACTGGTGTAGAGCTTGTTGAACTTGGCAGTAAAATAGAGAGCGCGGAAACAAAA